AACCAATGATGTTTTTAATTAATGTAACAAGTTCACGAATAGAAAGATCTTTACCCGACCCTATATTAACAATATTATTTCCATCATACGTATTCATTAATAATAGTAATGCCTGCGCTAAATCATCAACATGTAAAAATTCACGCAATGGGTTACCAGTTCCCCAAACTTCGCAGTATGGACTATTATTTTTATAAGCGTTATAAATTTTTACCAGTAAAGCAGGAATAACGTGCGATGACTCTAAATCAAAATTATCATTGGGCCCGTACAAATTGGTGGGCATTACAGCAATAAAAGATATCCCATATTGCTTGTTATAGTATTCGCACAACTTTAGGCCTGCAATTTTGGCTATTGCATACGCTTCATTTGTTTTTTCCAGTGGAGATGTTAAAAGATATTCCTCTTTAATTGGCTGAGAACATTCACGAGGATAGATACAAGAAGAACCTAGAAAAACCAATTTTTTTACGCCATGCTTATACGATTCATGAATAACGTTAGTTTGAATTGCCAAATTATCATAAATAAACTGAGCAGGATATGTGTTATTTGCATGAATACCACCTACTTTTGCCGCGGCCAAAAAAACATATTCCGGTTTTTCTTGATCAAAAAAATTTCTTACTGCCTGCTGATCACGTAAATCAAGTTCAGATGAAGTACGTCCTATTATATTGGTATAACCTGCAGATAGAAGACACCGTACAATTGCTGACCCCACTAAGCCTTTATGTCCCGCAACATAAATTTTTGCGTCTTTCATCATAGAAAACATTGTTGATGAAAAAAGAAAAAAACAAACATATAAAAATCGAATTTGTGCCATAGCAGCCCCTTCGTTATAAGGTTACAAAATAGTTTCAGTGTCAACCTTTTTTACTTGACATAGTCTCGCACAAATTGTTAAAAAAAATCAAAGAAGATCTACTTCAGTATCAAAATCAAAAAAAAAGGATAGTAAAATGAAGTCTTTTACTTACAAAAAATTATTCCTTTATGTGCTACTCCTACTGATTC
This portion of the Candidatus Babeliales bacterium genome encodes:
- a CDS encoding GDP-L-fucose synthase; this encodes MAQIRFLYVCFFLFSSTMFSMMKDAKIYVAGHKGLVGSAIVRCLLSAGYTNIIGRTSSELDLRDQQAVRNFFDQEKPEYVFLAAAKVGGIHANNTYPAQFIYDNLAIQTNVIHESYKHGVKKLVFLGSSCIYPRECSQPIKEEYLLTSPLEKTNEAYAIAKIAGLKLCEYYNKQYGISFIAVMPTNLYGPNDNFDLESSHVIPALLVKIYNAYKNNSPYCEVWGTGNPLREFLHVDDLAQALLLLMNTYDGNNIVNIGSGKDLSIRELVTLIKNIIGYEGEIVWKSSQPDGTPRKLLNIDTLTNMGWQPQISLLDGLKETVSWCHTNGIFG